In Nymphaea colorata isolate Beijing-Zhang1983 chromosome 3, ASM883128v2, whole genome shotgun sequence, a genomic segment contains:
- the LOC116250799 gene encoding TLC domain-containing protein At5g14285-like, with product MEILIPVFLGFLLLYTFSYGVIFRRRSNLAVRAESASCVISLAHGTPVAVMAARSLLHHQERLPSSFAAANTPFQNEVLDFSLAYFSTDLLHYVLFHPDDVLFIAHHLATGFVLATCRYLVSHGACAVLGLLLLAEVTSFCQNVWTLARARRGESAFARKLCDLLSPPFYVYYSVVRGIIAPIFTYKMGAFYLSGKADGVIPRWLCWSWMIVVVTAIAVSILWISNLWAELYQKRVSRLKLEACVSDSRSELESVKKVR from the coding sequence ATGGAAATCTTGATCCCTGTCTTTCTGGGTTTCCTTCTCCTGTACACCTTCTCCTACGGCGTGATTTTCCGGCGACGGAGCAACCTCGCCGTCCGGGCGGAGTCGGCCAGCTGCGTCATCTCGCTCGCTCACGGCACCCCGGTTGCCGTCATGGCTGCCCGCtccctcctccaccaccaggaACGGCTGCCTTCTTCCTTTGCCGCTGCCAATACACCCTTCCAGAACGAAGTGCTCGACTTCAGCCTCGCCTACTTCTCCACTGACCTTCTCCACTACGTCCTCTTCCACCCCGACGACGTCCTCTTCATTGCCCACCATCTCGCCACCGGTTTCGTCCTCGCTACCTGCCGCTACCTCGTCTCTCACGGCGCCTGCGCCGTCCTCGGCCTCCTCCTCCTCGCCGAGGTCACCAGCTTCTGTCAGAACGTCTGGACGCTCGCCAGGGCTCGCCGAGGTGAGTCTGCCTTCGCCCGCAAGCTCTGCGATCTCCTCTCTCCTCCGTTCTACGTCTACTATTCCGTCGTCAGGGGGATCATCGCCCCGATCTTTACCTACAAAATGGGGGCGTTCTATCTTAGTGGGAAGGCCGACGGCGTGATCCCTCGGTGGTTATGTTGGTCTTGGATGATTGTTGTGGTCACGGCCATTGCGGTGAGCATCTTGTGGATATCTAATCTCTGGGCGGAACTGTATCAAAAGAGGGTTTCCAGGTTGAAATTGGAGGCCTGTGTTTCTGATTCACGTTCTGAGTTGGAATCGGTGAAGAAGGTTAGGTAA